A single Vulcanisaeta distributa DSM 14429 DNA region contains:
- a CDS encoding aldo/keto reductase, with product MPLSKDTKYIKSINGKVSVIGMGTWGMGGGFWSPDYSNDEGWVKALRRGIELGMTLIDTAEMYGGGHAEELVGKAIKGFPREELFIVTKVWPNHARYDDVIRSARASRERLGTYIDLYLLHWPATDVPICETMKAFEKLIDDGVVRFVGLSNFDVEGIERARQCFSKYDIVAVENRYSLLHRVDEASVIPYVQRNGMLYLAYTPLEKGEFARNEFLGSIGRKYGKTAIQVVLNWYVGIDNLVPIPKAGKVEHVEENAGAMGWRLSKEDWDAISTHFRRV from the coding sequence ATGCCATTGAGTAAGGATACTAAGTACATAAAGTCAATAAATGGTAAGGTTTCCGTAATAGGTATGGGAACGTGGGGTATGGGTGGTGGTTTCTGGTCACCTGACTACTCAAATGACGAGGGTTGGGTCAAGGCACTAAGAAGAGGCATTGAGTTGGGAATGACTCTAATCGATACGGCAGAGATGTATGGTGGTGGACATGCAGAGGAACTAGTCGGTAAGGCGATAAAGGGCTTCCCAAGGGAGGAACTGTTCATAGTTACTAAGGTTTGGCCGAACCATGCCCGCTATGATGATGTCATTAGATCTGCTAGGGCTAGTAGGGAGAGGTTGGGTACGTACATAGACCTATACCTGCTCCATTGGCCTGCCACTGATGTGCCGATTTGCGAGACTATGAAGGCCTTTGAGAAGTTGATAGATGATGGAGTGGTTAGGTTTGTCGGTTTGAGCAATTTCGATGTTGAGGGCATTGAGAGGGCTAGGCAATGCTTCAGTAAGTATGACATTGTCGCCGTGGAGAATAGGTATAGTCTCCTCCATAGGGTTGATGAGGCGTCGGTAATACCATACGTGCAGAGGAATGGAATGCTTTACCTGGCATATACGCCACTTGAGAAGGGCGAGTTCGCCCGTAATGAATTCCTCGGAAGTATTGGTAGGAAGTATGGTAAGACGGCAATACAGGTCGTGCTTAATTGGTACGTAGGCATTGACAACCTGGTGCCAATACCGAAGGCAGGTAAGGTTGAGCATGTTGAGGAGAACGCGGGCGCCATGGGCTGGAGACTGAGTAAGGAGGATTGGGACGCAATAAGTACTCACTTCCGTAGGGTTTAA
- a CDS encoding V-type ATPase subunit → MSSNYVIKLTALGPRVRGLRARYLSKDRLNALILAQTLEDAVNVLKGTEYGDILERLGKIVDEAQVTNEVRSHVIKSISSLASSVPSPASTVLKSYLMRFELENVKVIAKSLMRGLEGGGSMEGLINVTVEEELGRRHVLAAIMSVRDVEDLRNKLIEIRHPAGPALDSFLRINKQYTQYSVMLLDTFIDKAFIEYLMRLARIDYSVNKFIKELVEFYNLNVVLRGKLWGISQELISELAIRSGAVFGTAVKIYGESPTRILEEVASVFPSVDQLIKVAGSSDLRLLVQYLGSFSYRFAKDLENSMISLFTEFSPGAALAAVHFKFVESELIITLLNAFLEGIPRDFVAKLYGPAI, encoded by the coding sequence ATGTCGAGCAATTACGTTATTAAATTAACCGCGCTTGGACCTAGGGTTAGGGGGTTAAGGGCTAGGTACTTGAGTAAGGATAGATTGAACGCATTGATACTGGCCCAGACCCTTGAGGATGCGGTGAACGTGCTGAAGGGTACTGAGTATGGGGATATCCTTGAGAGGTTGGGTAAGATAGTTGATGAGGCCCAAGTGACTAACGAGGTTAGGTCTCACGTAATCAAGTCGATAAGTTCGTTGGCATCATCAGTGCCGTCTCCGGCATCGACAGTCTTGAAGTCATACTTAATGAGGTTTGAGCTTGAGAATGTTAAGGTAATTGCGAAGTCATTAATGAGGGGGTTGGAGGGTGGTGGGTCCATGGAGGGTTTGATTAATGTTACTGTGGAGGAGGAACTTGGTAGAAGGCATGTGCTGGCTGCGATCATGAGTGTTAGGGATGTAGAGGACCTGCGCAATAAGTTAATAGAGATTCGACACCCAGCAGGCCCTGCACTTGATAGTTTCCTAAGGATTAATAAGCAATATACTCAGTATAGTGTGATGCTTCTTGACACGTTCATAGACAAGGCATTCATTGAGTACTTAATGCGATTGGCGAGGATTGATTACTCAGTTAATAAATTCATTAAGGAACTCGTTGAGTTCTACAATCTCAATGTGGTATTAAGAGGTAAATTATGGGGCATATCGCAGGAATTAATCAGTGAATTGGCAATACGTTCAGGCGCCGTGTTCGGTACGGCCGTGAAGATATACGGTGAATCGCCAACGAGAATACTCGAGGAGGTGGCTTCCGTATTCCCATCAGTGGATCAGTTAATTAAAGTTGCCGGCTCCTCAGACCTGAGATTACTGGTTCAATACCTCGGCTCATTTAGTTATAGGTTTGCCAAGGACCTTGAGAACTCCATGATATCGCTATTTACGGAATTCTCACCAGGCGCCGCCTTGGCTGCCGTACATTTCAAGTTCGTTGAAAGCGAACTAATTATTACACTATTAAACGCGTTTCTTGAAGGTATACCGAGGGACTTCGTGGCTAAGCTTTACGGTCCCGCCATCTAA
- a CDS encoding phosphate-starvation-inducible PsiE family protein, with translation MDTKDVVRAFRLISIALYVVIIIITVVLGTVALYLAVKDIMSLMPFSSISDVKILGALSAVFLVVIALEFVDMFLEYIKTGTVVVDLVLAVVLTAISRELLLYIASPGASFDYGVLLVASILVLALAYWLVSRAKMVSHIS, from the coding sequence ATGGATACGAAGGATGTCGTAAGGGCTTTCAGACTCATAAGCATTGCACTATACGTAGTGATAATAATAATAACCGTGGTCTTAGGCACCGTGGCGCTATATCTAGCTGTTAAAGATATTATGTCGTTAATGCCCTTTTCCTCAATATCTGACGTAAAAATACTAGGTGCTTTATCTGCGGTATTCCTCGTCGTAATAGCGCTTGAATTTGTTGACATGTTCCTAGAATACATAAAGACGGGTACCGTAGTCGTAGACCTGGTACTTGCTGTTGTCCTCACGGCGATCTCCAGGGAATTACTGCTCTATATCGCATCACCGGGCGCGTCCTTTGACTATGGCGTATTGTTAGTGGCCAGCATACTGGTGCTTGCACTGGCGTATTGGTTAGTCAGTAGGGCTAAGATGGTGTCACATATTAGTTAA
- a CDS encoding Lrp/AsnC family transcriptional regulator — MELTDKRRSLLMELQYNFPITKRPFLDVAKRLGEDENWVLSETRSLISNGVIKRIGALVNYRSRGLVSALIGVKVPNELIDEVAKAINSDPQVSHNFVREHPRYNVWFVTKARSKEELIMKVSNTLSRFGINDLVVLTALRTYKIDVKFDLISGVSRTKSMILPLNVPPIESTGLPMEFFRKLRAISIEREPFNEIASLANTDIDGLRKLINNLMRVGVIRDFYATLDSDKVGFRENAMVVFKATPEICERAALIEETTHVVLREVTLGSWPYNCYFMIHGINKDVLEDAITNIMKRLGINEYETLYSIRNLLPEMPRRLELTNM, encoded by the coding sequence GTGGAACTTACTGACAAAAGAAGGTCATTACTAATGGAGCTTCAGTACAACTTCCCAATAACTAAAAGGCCATTTCTTGATGTGGCCAAGAGACTTGGCGAGGATGAGAATTGGGTATTAAGTGAGACGAGAAGCCTGATAAGCAATGGCGTGATTAAGAGGATTGGGGCGCTGGTGAATTATAGATCAAGGGGCTTGGTATCGGCTTTAATTGGCGTTAAAGTACCGAATGAGTTAATCGATGAGGTTGCCAAGGCTATAAATTCCGATCCTCAGGTCTCGCATAACTTCGTTAGGGAACACCCTAGGTATAATGTGTGGTTTGTTACCAAGGCCAGGAGCAAGGAGGAGCTAATAATGAAGGTCTCCAATACCCTGTCCAGGTTTGGTATTAATGACCTTGTGGTATTAACGGCGCTGAGGACCTATAAGATTGACGTTAAGTTTGACTTAATCAGTGGGGTATCTCGAACGAAGTCAATGATATTACCGCTCAATGTACCACCCATAGAATCCACGGGGCTTCCAATGGAGTTTTTCAGGAAGTTGAGGGCAATAAGCATTGAGAGGGAGCCTTTTAATGAAATAGCAAGTCTCGCAAACACGGATATTGATGGGCTGAGGAAATTAATTAATAATTTAATGAGGGTTGGGGTGATTAGGGACTTTTACGCAACACTGGACTCAGATAAGGTGGGATTTAGGGAGAATGCGATGGTGGTATTCAAGGCAACGCCGGAAATCTGTGAAAGAGCTGCGTTAATTGAGGAAACCACGCATGTGGTGCTTAGGGAGGTGACCCTTGGTTCATGGCCCTATAACTGCTACTTCATGATACACGGCATTAATAAGGACGTGCTTGAGGATGCCATAACCAACATAATGAAAAGACTTGGTATAAATGAGTACGAAACCCTTTATAGCATTAGGAATTTACTGCCTGAAATGCCGAGGAGACTTGAGTTAACTAATATGTGA
- a CDS encoding PUA domain-containing protein yields the protein MRKEVEIVKGHRLDYQLYRYFLQYFSESELESIFESIRRPPGRYYIRVNTLRISPEELMRLLRERSIDVYPDEYLPEALWFPVKGPNKIPSARKYVLADKRAAESVYVGANLYVPGVVRMDEEIRRGDEVNVIAPNGEVVAFGIAEVSNDNIKTTRHGIAVKTLVSVYEMPKVREMREYELGLFYDQSLPAQWVGHVVDPKPNEVIIDMNAAPGGKTSHVIQLSGGKAIVHAFDRSEGKVREMIEILNRLGMNGLYRVEVRDTRYLDIDRPDLIGSADKVLIDPPCTDMGVRPRLFDVKTMDLVMAMSNYQRQFIKVAWRLLRPGGILIYSTCTIPPLENENNIAYAEGLGFEVIDISIPRASGGLIDKYKNSVVRFYPHVHDTPGFFIAKLRKPSQRHQ from the coding sequence GTGAGGAAGGAGGTAGAAATCGTTAAGGGGCATAGGCTTGACTATCAATTATACAGGTATTTCCTACAGTACTTCTCTGAAAGTGAATTGGAAAGTATCTTTGAAAGCATTAGGAGACCACCAGGTAGGTACTACATTAGGGTTAACACCTTGAGGATAAGCCCTGAGGAATTAATGAGGTTACTACGTGAAAGGTCTATAGACGTATATCCTGATGAGTATTTACCTGAGGCGCTTTGGTTCCCCGTTAAAGGACCTAATAAGATACCGTCAGCACGTAAGTACGTACTCGCCGATAAGAGAGCCGCTGAGAGTGTTTACGTAGGCGCTAACCTATACGTACCCGGTGTAGTGAGGATGGATGAGGAGATTAGGAGGGGTGACGAGGTCAACGTCATAGCCCCCAATGGTGAGGTTGTGGCGTTTGGGATAGCCGAGGTAAGTAATGACAATATCAAGACCACTAGGCACGGAATTGCAGTTAAGACACTAGTCAGTGTCTATGAGATGCCTAAGGTTAGGGAGATGAGGGAGTACGAATTGGGTCTCTTCTATGACCAAAGCCTACCGGCCCAGTGGGTTGGCCATGTAGTTGACCCTAAGCCCAATGAGGTTATTATCGACATGAACGCGGCGCCTGGCGGTAAGACGAGCCACGTAATACAGTTAAGTGGCGGTAAGGCTATTGTCCATGCGTTTGATAGGAGTGAGGGTAAGGTTAGGGAGATGATTGAGATACTGAATAGGCTTGGAATGAATGGTCTTTATAGGGTTGAGGTCAGGGATACGAGGTACCTGGACATCGATAGGCCTGACCTCATCGGTTCTGCGGATAAAGTCCTCATAGACCCACCCTGCACGGACATGGGTGTTAGACCCAGGCTATTTGATGTGAAGACCATGGACTTAGTCATGGCGATGTCGAATTATCAGAGGCAGTTCATTAAGGTTGCGTGGAGGTTATTAAGGCCTGGTGGTATCCTCATTTACTCAACATGCACAATACCACCACTTGAGAATGAGAATAATATTGCCTATGCCGAGGGCCTAGGCTTCGAGGTAATTGATATAAGCATCCCCAGGGCATCAGGTGGATTGATTGATAAGTATAAGAATTCTGTCGTTAGATTTTACCCGCATGTACATGACACGCCAGGCTTCTTCATAGCTAAGCTCAGGAAGCCTTCTCAAAGGCATCAATAA
- a CDS encoding aminoacyl-tRNA deacylase, protein MVKVRREVIMGLAVNVLEFDHGVETVEAASRESGEPTSKIVKTLLLRAGDEYLVAIVRGDKIINFDRLSKALGKSVTMAKAREVKQVLGVDVGAVTPLSERVLSLKVVMDPSILENDYVLCGGGSRNTLMRINVKDLVNLLKPMFIDAFEKAS, encoded by the coding sequence GTGGTTAAGGTACGTAGGGAGGTCATCATGGGTTTGGCCGTTAACGTTCTAGAGTTTGACCATGGAGTTGAGACCGTGGAGGCGGCATCTAGGGAAAGTGGTGAGCCCACGAGTAAGATTGTTAAGACGTTATTGCTCAGGGCTGGTGATGAGTACCTGGTGGCAATTGTTAGGGGTGATAAGATCATTAATTTTGATAGGTTGTCTAAGGCGTTGGGTAAGTCAGTAACAATGGCTAAGGCAAGGGAGGTTAAGCAGGTTTTAGGTGTTGATGTTGGTGCGGTGACGCCACTCAGTGAGAGGGTTCTATCGCTTAAGGTTGTTATGGACCCGTCAATACTGGAGAATGATTATGTATTATGTGGCGGCGGGTCTAGGAACACGCTGATGAGGATTAACGTTAAGGACCTAGTGAATCTACTAAAGCCAATGTTTATTGATGCCTTTGAGAAGGCTTCCTGA
- a CDS encoding galactokinase, with protein MAVNIVAKEFREFFNEEPTLITSAPSRLDFLNTHQDYKGLPVVAVGINLRTYIAISRSQDEFVVASGNLRDDNVKYVDKFSLSELKLLGGKWFGDYIRALIMAFMRHGYSINPFKAWIRSNVPIASGLGSSGTLLVALASAINAINGFNLDRRAIAEIAYEAEHDVMGIPCGRLDQYAAAFGDIVVIETKPPYNVEVLPRLNGVFLVVDTGIRHSTADIHPKRQQEIDEGLNKLLSMDISGSLRKKLGAHYWEVHWDEIREDEISRFIEGLSDVPRRRILYTLRANESTKIALKVIKGEAVDIKDLMRTLNLSNAEVDSLISRYDWREALIGRVMTYQHRLLSEYYDVSLPIIDELVNFLVNEGVYGAKLSGAGLGGSVIALVRDEAMAREILNKVLGRGLAPRGWVVSIDGGVMVHG; from the coding sequence ATGGCCGTAAACATAGTCGCTAAGGAGTTCAGGGAATTCTTCAATGAGGAACCAACCCTAATAACCTCAGCGCCAAGTAGGTTGGACTTCCTTAATACGCACCAGGATTATAAGGGGTTGCCCGTCGTTGCCGTTGGTATCAACCTAAGAACTTACATCGCTATTTCCAGGTCTCAGGATGAGTTTGTGGTAGCGTCGGGCAATCTGAGGGATGATAATGTAAAGTATGTCGATAAGTTCTCACTAAGCGAGTTAAAATTACTTGGTGGTAAGTGGTTTGGGGACTATATTAGGGCCCTTATAATGGCGTTTATGAGGCATGGCTATTCTATCAACCCCTTTAAGGCGTGGATACGTAGTAATGTACCAATAGCGTCAGGGCTTGGGAGTAGTGGCACATTATTGGTGGCGTTAGCCTCAGCGATTAATGCCATTAATGGGTTTAACCTCGATAGAAGGGCCATCGCTGAAATAGCGTATGAGGCTGAACATGACGTCATGGGCATACCCTGCGGTAGGCTTGATCAGTATGCCGCTGCCTTTGGAGACATCGTGGTCATAGAGACCAAGCCTCCCTACAATGTTGAGGTTCTACCACGCCTTAATGGAGTATTCTTAGTCGTGGATACGGGCATTAGGCATAGCACCGCGGATATACACCCCAAGCGACAGCAGGAGATTGATGAGGGCCTCAATAAATTACTTAGTATGGATATATCGGGGAGTTTAAGGAAGAAGCTTGGGGCTCATTATTGGGAGGTTCATTGGGATGAAATAAGAGAGGATGAAATATCACGATTTATTGAAGGATTAAGTGACGTGCCTAGGAGGAGGATATTATATACGTTGAGGGCTAATGAAAGCACGAAAATAGCATTGAAGGTTATCAAGGGGGAGGCTGTCGATATTAAGGACTTAATGAGGACACTGAACCTAAGCAATGCAGAGGTGGATAGTTTAATTTCACGTTATGACTGGAGGGAGGCGTTAATTGGCAGGGTTATGACTTACCAACATAGACTACTTAGTGAGTATTACGATGTGAGCCTACCCATAATAGATGAGTTAGTTAACTTCCTAGTGAATGAGGGTGTGTATGGGGCTAAATTGTCTGGAGCCGGCTTGGGAGGCTCGGTCATCGCGCTCGTCAGGGATGAGGCTATGGCCAGGGAGATACTGAATAAAGTCCTAGGTAGGGGTTTAGCTCCGAGGGGCTGGGTCGTTAGTATAGATGGTGGGGTGATGGTTCATGGTTAA
- the galT gene encoding galactose-1-phosphate uridylyltransferase, with amino-acid sequence MVNKPVMELRWDPTLGEWVLVSNIRRFRPWQPSNYCPFCPGNPETGYGWRALILENRYPMLMENPPEPSNHWFYRTGKSVGRCYVVVETPEHNIDDISDLSIDQIEYVLNMIIDKVREESGRAYAHYFLWFRNKGREIGVSLTHPHSQIYVLPFTPSRIERELNNAKEYFNNYGRCLFCDILSAELKDSVRLIYSNDYWVSFMPFYSHWPFEIHIYPRRHVQLITEITKDEVKDLAEILKVSLCGLKHIFNKSMPYVLVLHQAPLKGDYPYYHLHIEIYGILREEDKIKYAAGMETGGGNFTYDSVPEENAQRIRDSVTRNCTHKGQ; translated from the coding sequence ATGGTTAATAAGCCCGTCATGGAGCTTAGGTGGGACCCAACACTTGGGGAGTGGGTTCTTGTATCTAACATTAGGCGTTTTAGGCCGTGGCAACCAAGCAATTACTGCCCATTTTGCCCTGGAAACCCTGAGACTGGTTATGGATGGAGGGCCTTAATACTCGAGAATAGATACCCAATGCTCATGGAGAACCCACCCGAACCTAGTAATCATTGGTTTTATAGGACGGGTAAATCAGTGGGTAGGTGCTACGTGGTTGTTGAGACCCCTGAGCATAACATTGATGATATTAGTGACTTATCCATTGATCAAATTGAGTATGTACTGAATATGATAATTGATAAGGTGAGGGAGGAGTCAGGTAGGGCTTATGCGCACTACTTCCTTTGGTTTAGGAATAAGGGTAGGGAAATAGGGGTCTCACTGACGCATCCTCATAGCCAAATATATGTGTTGCCGTTCACGCCTAGTAGAATTGAAAGAGAGCTCAACAATGCTAAGGAATACTTTAATAATTATGGCAGGTGCCTATTTTGCGATATATTAAGTGCTGAGCTTAAGGACAGTGTGAGGTTGATCTACAGCAATGATTACTGGGTCTCATTCATGCCCTTCTACTCACATTGGCCCTTTGAGATTCATATTTACCCGAGGAGGCACGTTCAATTAATTACGGAAATTACGAAGGATGAAGTTAAGGATTTGGCCGAGATCCTTAAGGTATCATTATGCGGATTAAAGCACATATTTAATAAGTCAATGCCATACGTATTAGTGCTACACCAGGCACCACTGAAGGGTGATTACCCATATTACCACCTGCATATTGAGATTTACGGTATCCTTAGGGAGGAGGATAAGATCAAGTATGCAGCCGGCATGGAGACTGGTGGCGGTAATTTCACGTATGACTCCGTGCCTGAGGAGAATGCGCAGAGGATTAGGGACTCAGTAACCAGGAATTGCACTCATAAAGGACAATAA
- the trxB gene encoding thioredoxin-disulfide reductase: MSSAFKISVTKMDFGVSEELTSKVYDTVIIGGGPAGMSAAIYAARYGLSTIIITEEIGGQVAKSGWVENYLGYTRIMGPDLVNKFEEHVKYYNVPIIIDSVENVERDGDLFKVYTLNGDEYTARTVIIAVGEKKRKLNVPGEDTYNGRGVSYCAPCDAPLFKGKVVAVVGGGDSAASAALLLTEYATKVYIIHRRNQLRAQKYYQDLLLKNPKIEIIWNTVVKELQGDKLLRKAILQRVDTKEVFELPLDGLFVEIGAEPPVELFKRIGLALSQDGYIKVNHLMETSIPGIYAAGDCVDLTPRDFRQIVVAAGQGALAAYSAYNYIIRKYGFNRR; encoded by the coding sequence ATGAGCAGCGCATTTAAGATATCAGTCACCAAGATGGATTTTGGAGTTAGTGAGGAATTAACAAGTAAGGTTTACGACACGGTAATAATCGGCGGAGGACCGGCGGGCATGTCCGCAGCCATATACGCGGCTAGGTATGGACTGAGCACGATAATAATTACCGAGGAGATTGGTGGGCAGGTGGCTAAGTCTGGGTGGGTTGAGAATTACCTTGGCTACACAAGGATTATGGGTCCAGACCTGGTCAATAAGTTTGAGGAGCATGTTAAGTATTACAACGTACCGATAATCATTGATTCTGTCGAGAATGTGGAGAGGGATGGCGATTTATTTAAGGTTTATACATTGAACGGTGATGAATATACCGCGAGAACCGTAATAATAGCGGTCGGCGAAAAGAAGAGGAAGCTTAACGTGCCCGGCGAGGACACATACAACGGTAGAGGTGTCAGTTACTGCGCACCCTGCGATGCACCACTATTTAAGGGCAAGGTCGTCGCGGTGGTTGGCGGTGGCGATTCGGCGGCATCAGCGGCATTGTTATTGACTGAGTATGCAACCAAGGTCTATATAATCCATAGGAGGAACCAGTTAAGGGCCCAGAAGTATTATCAGGACTTGTTGCTTAAGAATCCGAAGATTGAGATTATATGGAATACCGTGGTTAAGGAGTTACAGGGCGATAAATTACTTAGGAAGGCAATACTGCAGAGGGTTGACACGAAGGAGGTATTTGAGTTACCACTCGATGGTTTATTTGTTGAAATAGGCGCGGAGCCGCCTGTCGAGTTATTTAAGAGGATTGGGCTTGCTCTCTCGCAGGATGGTTACATAAAGGTCAATCACCTAATGGAGACAAGCATACCGGGCATTTACGCAGCTGGTGATTGTGTGGACCTAACGCCAAGGGACTTTAGGCAGATAGTGGTGGCTGCCGGGCAGGGAGCCCTTGCTGCGTACTCCGCCTATAACTATATAATTAGAAAGTACGGATTTAATAGACGCTAA
- a CDS encoding DUF1641 domain-containing protein: protein MAEKQLELESKLLEVLTPEYIEPLIKFLRMIRRLDELGILDSLNDLLNNEVIEDLTRSLLTTNLIRLLNDYDKAMSIIAKLTEPQVREGLEKALDLLGALGSVGLLDTLKDLLGDPEVLSELVHTVINENSTYLLTNLDTLLEFMARIRCCAYVASLNAARGVAADGRSLVETIGELLKDADARRGLRFLLLAAKYLGRQLSEREIK from the coding sequence GTGGCCGAGAAACAGCTAGAGCTTGAGAGTAAGCTCCTTGAGGTGCTAACACCTGAGTATATAGAGCCACTGATTAAATTTCTAAGGATGATAAGGAGGTTAGACGAACTCGGCATACTTGACTCATTAAATGACTTGTTGAATAATGAGGTCATTGAGGATTTAACCAGGAGCTTATTAACCACGAACCTAATTAGGCTACTTAACGACTATGATAAGGCAATGTCCATAATTGCAAAGCTTACAGAGCCTCAGGTGAGGGAAGGACTTGAGAAGGCACTTGATTTACTAGGTGCACTGGGTAGTGTTGGGTTACTAGATACCCTGAAGGACTTGCTTGGTGATCCTGAGGTGCTTAGTGAATTAGTTCATACGGTCATTAACGAGAATAGTACCTACCTACTAACAAACCTAGACACATTGCTGGAGTTCATGGCACGCATTAGGTGCTGCGCATATGTAGCATCCCTAAACGCAGCCAGGGGGGTTGCCGCTGACGGTAGGTCCCTGGTCGAGACCATAGGTGAATTATTGAAAGACGCTGATGCCAGAAGAGGGTTAAGATTCCTGCTCCTGGCGGCTAAGTACTTAGGTAGGCAATTGAGTGAGAGGGAGATTAAGTGA
- a CDS encoding NAD(P)/FAD-dependent oxidoreductase — translation MSTVKRRVVIIGGGTGGAMLANRLPKDEFEVTIIDKQPYNHFWPWLLYIAFRGSRRPIKREIRSVLKPWVNFIQSGVKAVNLQDRYVELDNGKRLEYDYVVIATGATVDYSRIPGLDKVTEMFGNYHSNEENAWRVWQTLNSMREGTLAIILAPGAYRCPPSPLEGTFLAEEFFRKRGLRDKVRIVFATFYPRPYPAEPMNELIEPLLKERGIEYITFYTLDRIDPEKRVAYSMEGEELKFDAAIVIPPHVGVDIKYVPEDVLDSDRFVQADKFTNRVKGFDDAFVIGDASALPVAKTGVTAHLQAGVVARILQGEDARNTGRTNCPFDVGYGLGTFVISDFNNPAIKYPINRVNHLFKVAFAATYWDMILYPELWDPIFEAYFEATEPAKLRHLYR, via the coding sequence ATGTCCACGGTTAAAAGGAGGGTTGTTATTATTGGTGGTGGTACAGGCGGCGCAATGCTTGCCAATAGACTTCCTAAGGATGAATTCGAGGTTACAATCATTGATAAGCAACCCTATAATCACTTCTGGCCCTGGTTACTCTACATTGCCTTCAGGGGCTCCAGGAGACCCATTAAGCGTGAGATACGTTCTGTGCTTAAGCCCTGGGTTAACTTCATTCAGTCTGGCGTGAAGGCTGTTAATCTTCAGGATAGGTATGTGGAGCTTGATAATGGTAAAAGGCTTGAGTATGACTACGTCGTGATCGCCACCGGAGCCACTGTGGATTACTCAAGGATCCCCGGCCTCGATAAGGTCACGGAGATGTTTGGTAATTACCATAGCAATGAGGAGAACGCCTGGAGGGTTTGGCAGACACTAAATAGTATGAGAGAGGGCACGTTGGCGATAATATTGGCCCCAGGCGCTTATAGATGCCCGCCAAGTCCGTTGGAGGGTACGTTTCTTGCCGAGGAATTCTTCAGGAAGAGGGGCTTGAGGGATAAGGTGAGGATAGTCTTTGCAACCTTTTACCCAAGGCCGTACCCTGCTGAGCCCATGAATGAGTTGATAGAGCCGTTGCTTAAGGAGAGGGGTATTGAGTACATAACCTTTTATACGCTTGATCGCATAGACCCTGAGAAGAGGGTTGCCTATTCAATGGAGGGTGAGGAGCTTAAGTTCGACGCCGCGATAGTTATACCACCGCATGTTGGTGTTGACATTAAGTACGTACCTGAGGACGTACTTGATAGTGATAGGTTTGTACAAGCCGATAAGTTTACGAATAGGGTTAAGGGATTTGATGATGCATTTGTGATAGGTGATGCCTCCGCGTTACCCGTGGCTAAGACAGGGGTTACCGCACACCTGCAGGCTGGTGTCGTTGCCAGGATACTTCAGGGTGAGGATGCCCGCAACACAGGACGCACTAATTGCCCATTTGATGTTGGTTATGGCCTTGGTACGTTCGTGATAAGTGATTTTAATAACCCAGCGATTAAATACCCAATAAATAGGGTTAATCATTTGTTTAAGGTTGCCTTCGCCGCTACTTACTGGGACATGATACTGTACCCAGAGCTTTGGGACCCAATATTTGAGGCTTATTTCGAGGCCACAGAACCCGCGAAGTTACGCCACCTATATAGGTGA